From the Coleofasciculus sp. FACHB-1120 genome, one window contains:
- a CDS encoding photosystem I reaction center subunit XI, translated as MQVQAISDSKDRRNDPRNREVVHEAGDPQIGNLATPINASGFTEAYINNLPAYRKGLSPGRRALEIGMAHGYWLIGPFAKLGPLRDTDVANLAGLLSTVGLIIILTICLSLYASSNPPNPTKTITTPRPPDALNTQEGWNEFASNFLIGGVGGAGVAYLLISNLELLQGLFKIG; from the coding sequence ATGCAAGTCCAAGCGATAAGTGACTCGAAAGATCGTCGCAACGACCCGAGAAATCGGGAAGTTGTCCACGAAGCTGGCGATCCACAAATCGGCAATTTAGCAACGCCGATTAATGCTTCCGGTTTCACAGAGGCTTACATCAATAACTTGCCAGCCTATCGCAAAGGGCTGTCACCCGGACGCCGAGCGTTAGAAATTGGCATGGCTCATGGTTATTGGCTGATTGGGCCCTTCGCCAAGCTGGGTCCCCTGCGCGATACAGATGTCGCAAACCTGGCGGGTTTGCTGTCAACGGTTGGCTTAATCATCATTTTGACGATTTGCCTATCCCTCTATGCTTCCAGCAATCCTCCCAACCCCACCAAAACGATTACCACGCCCCGTCCTCCAGACGCCCTCAATACCCAGGAAGGCTGGAACGAGTTTGCGAGTAATTTTCTGATTGGTGGAGTTGGTGGTGCGGGAGTCGCCTACCTGCTGATTTCCAATTTGGAATTGCTTCAAGGTCTGTTCAAAATTGGGTAG
- a CDS encoding photosystem I reaction center subunit IX (Enables the organization of the psaE and psaF subunits): MQYFLKYLSLAPVLAIVWLSLQASLLAVFLYIFPDLLFHPMP, encoded by the coding sequence ATGCAGTATTTTCTCAAGTATCTTTCCCTAGCCCCGGTTCTAGCTATTGTGTGGCTATCCCTTCAAGCTAGTCTCTTGGCTGTCTTTCTCTACATTTTCCCCGACCTGCTTTTCCATCCAATGCCATAA